In Achromobacter xylosoxidans A8, a single window of DNA contains:
- a CDS encoding LysR family transcriptional regulator yields MSAPLKIQHLRQFLLAADHGSFRLAAEGTFRSQAAVSAAMQDLEQQLGAPLFEPGKRAQLTPLGLAVAPLFRELLVTHDRVLDAARQFGLGSQGPVSLAVMPSLADEWLPRLLERYARSHPAIRIRAIDESSQDVHRLVLSGEVQVGVAGQVPRTAEVAFAPVARDAFGLVCRKSHPLARRRGPVPWAALAGERLIGNATFDTLKNRQLGGAIEDPFMVVSNRASLLASVVSGLGVTVLPVLARPAAASGLAFVPLAEPTVERIVGVLTRKEETLLPSVAAMHALALRSLAQFTRRKGAILV; encoded by the coding sequence ATGTCCGCGCCCTTGAAGATCCAGCACCTGCGCCAGTTCCTGCTGGCGGCCGACCACGGCAGTTTTCGCCTGGCGGCAGAAGGCACGTTCCGTTCGCAGGCAGCGGTGTCGGCGGCCATGCAGGACCTGGAGCAGCAGCTGGGGGCGCCGCTGTTCGAACCCGGCAAGCGCGCCCAGCTCACGCCCCTGGGCCTTGCGGTGGCGCCGCTGTTCCGCGAATTGCTGGTCACCCACGACCGGGTGCTGGACGCGGCGCGCCAGTTTGGCCTGGGCAGCCAGGGGCCGGTGTCGCTGGCGGTGATGCCGTCGCTGGCCGATGAATGGCTGCCGCGCCTGCTGGAGCGCTATGCGCGCAGCCACCCCGCGATCCGCATCCGCGCCATCGACGAGTCCTCGCAGGATGTGCACCGGCTGGTGCTGAGCGGTGAAGTACAGGTAGGCGTGGCGGGACAGGTGCCGCGCACCGCGGAGGTGGCCTTCGCGCCCGTGGCGCGCGACGCCTTCGGCCTGGTGTGCCGCAAGAGCCATCCGCTGGCGCGGCGGCGCGGCCCCGTGCCCTGGGCGGCGCTGGCGGGCGAGCGCCTGATAGGCAACGCCACCTTCGACACGCTGAAGAACCGGCAACTGGGCGGGGCCATCGAAGACCCGTTCATGGTGGTGTCGAACCGCGCTTCGCTCCTGGCCAGCGTGGTCAGCGGCCTGGGCGTGACCGTGCTGCCGGTGCTGGCGCGGCCGGCCGCCGCGAGCGGGCTGGCCTTCGTGCCGCTGGCCGAGCCCACGGTGGAACGCATCGTGGGCGTGCTGACCCGCAAGGAAGAGACGCTGCTGCCGTCGGTGGCGGCCATGCACGCGCTGGCCTTGCGTTCATTGGCCCAGTTCACGCGCCGCAAGGGCGCGATCCTGGTGTAG
- a CDS encoding NAD(P)/FAD-dependent oxidoreductase, whose amino-acid sequence MQTDQAGAALDAVLARLNTALGNKDIDGVAALFQDDCYWRDLVLFTWNLRTLEGHEQIRDMLQHQLAQVEPVRFSLDPKETVSQEAGLLQGWIEIETNRARGYGHIRVQDGKIWTLLTTMSELKGHEEPSGLRRPKGAEHGSSRSRQTWLEKREQEAAELGYQAQPYVLIIGGGQGGIALAARLRQLDVPTIIIEKNERAGDSWRKRYKSLCLHDPVWYDHLPYIPFPENWPVFAPKDKIGDWLEMYTKIMELNYWTSTVCQSARYDEQKQEWEVTVLREGQPVTLRPKQLVLATGMSGKPNVPSFPGQDEFQGEQQHSSQHPGPDAYRGKNVVVIGANNSAHDICAALWEGGANVTMVQRSSTHIVRSETLMDIGLGGLYSEQALANGMTTRKADLTFASLPYKIMAQFQIPLYEQMRERDAGFYAKLEDAGFMLDWGDDGSGLFMKYLRRGSGYYIDVGACDLIIDGSIKLQSRTDVSHLTRDAVVLKSGVKLPADLVVYATGYGSMNGWAADLISRDVADKVGKCWGLGSDTTKDPGPWEGEQRNMWKPTQQQALWFHGGNLHQSRHYSQYLSLQLKARQAGVPVQVYGLQEVHHKR is encoded by the coding sequence ATGCAGACCGATCAAGCCGGCGCCGCCCTGGACGCCGTGCTCGCGCGCCTGAACACCGCGCTGGGCAACAAGGACATCGATGGCGTCGCCGCGCTGTTCCAGGACGACTGCTACTGGCGCGACCTGGTGCTGTTCACCTGGAACCTGCGCACGCTCGAAGGACACGAGCAGATACGCGACATGCTGCAACACCAGTTGGCGCAGGTGGAACCGGTGCGCTTCAGCCTGGACCCGAAAGAGACGGTGTCGCAAGAGGCCGGCCTGTTGCAAGGCTGGATCGAAATCGAGACCAACCGAGCCCGCGGCTACGGCCACATCCGCGTGCAGGACGGCAAGATCTGGACCCTACTGACCACCATGTCAGAACTCAAGGGACACGAGGAACCCAGCGGCCTGCGGCGGCCCAAGGGCGCCGAACACGGCAGCAGCCGCAGCCGCCAGACCTGGCTGGAAAAGCGCGAGCAGGAAGCCGCCGAACTCGGCTACCAAGCCCAGCCCTATGTGCTCATCATCGGCGGCGGCCAGGGCGGCATCGCGCTGGCCGCGCGCCTGCGCCAGCTGGACGTGCCCACCATCATCATCGAAAAGAACGAACGCGCCGGCGACAGCTGGAGAAAGCGCTACAAGTCCCTGTGCCTGCACGATCCGGTCTGGTACGACCACCTGCCCTACATCCCCTTCCCCGAAAACTGGCCGGTCTTCGCGCCCAAGGACAAGATCGGCGACTGGCTGGAGATGTACACGAAGATCATGGAGCTGAACTACTGGACCTCCACGGTCTGCCAATCGGCGCGCTACGACGAGCAGAAACAGGAATGGGAGGTCACGGTGCTGCGCGAGGGCCAGCCCGTGACGCTGCGGCCCAAGCAGCTGGTGCTGGCCACCGGCATGTCCGGCAAACCCAACGTCCCCAGCTTCCCCGGCCAGGACGAATTCCAGGGCGAACAGCAGCATTCCTCGCAACACCCCGGCCCCGACGCCTACCGCGGCAAGAACGTGGTCGTGATCGGCGCCAACAACTCCGCGCACGACATCTGCGCGGCGCTGTGGGAAGGCGGCGCCAACGTCACCATGGTGCAGCGCTCGTCCACCCACATTGTGCGTTCCGAGACCCTGATGGACATCGGCCTGGGCGGCCTGTATTCCGAACAGGCGCTGGCCAACGGCATGACCACGCGCAAGGCCGACCTGACCTTCGCCTCGCTGCCCTACAAGATCATGGCGCAGTTCCAGATCCCGCTCTACGAGCAGATGCGCGAGCGCGACGCCGGCTTCTACGCCAAGTTGGAAGACGCCGGCTTCATGCTGGACTGGGGTGACGATGGATCGGGCCTGTTCATGAAGTACCTGCGGCGCGGCTCCGGCTACTACATCGACGTGGGCGCCTGCGACCTGATCATCGACGGCAGCATCAAGCTGCAATCGCGTACCGATGTCAGCCACCTGACCCGCGACGCCGTGGTACTGAAATCCGGCGTCAAGCTGCCCGCGGACCTGGTGGTCTACGCCACCGGCTACGGTTCGATGAACGGCTGGGCCGCGGACCTGATCAGCCGCGACGTCGCCGACAAGGTCGGCAAGTGTTGGGGCCTGGGCTCGGACACCACCAAGGACCCCGGCCCCTGGGAAGGCGAACAGCGCAATATGTGGAAGCCCACGCAGCAGCAGGCCCTGTGGTTCCACGGCGGCAACCTGCACCAATCGCGGCATTACTCGCAGTACCTGTCGCTGCAGCTGAAGGCTCGGCAGGCGGGCGTGCCGGTGCAGGTCTATGGCTTGCAGGAGGTGCATCACAAGCGCTAG
- a CDS encoding alpha/beta fold hydrolase, protein MSPHSRRTGRGEPLVLLHGVGLDHTLWDDLAPLLEPDFEVLRYDMLGHGHAPAIDASVTVQDFIAQLDAELDRAGWQSANLLGYSMGGLIAGAYAAARPQRVKRLALLSTVFRRSPEEARAVLARLDAAATQDPQAAAQVSLQRWFTPAFQAARPERVASIGQRLLHNNRASFLAAYRVFAQGDPILAQAAPGIACPALVLTGELDVGSTPRMTLELAEALPHARAQVVPGQRHMLPVEEPAIVAAALRGFFLAEAGAPSLI, encoded by the coding sequence ATGAGTCCGCATTCTCGGCGTACGGGACGCGGCGAGCCGCTGGTGCTGCTGCATGGCGTCGGCTTGGACCACACGCTGTGGGACGACCTGGCGCCGCTGCTGGAGCCGGATTTCGAGGTGCTGCGCTATGACATGCTGGGCCATGGCCACGCCCCCGCCATCGACGCCAGCGTAACGGTGCAGGATTTCATCGCGCAGCTGGACGCGGAACTGGACCGCGCCGGCTGGCAAAGCGCCAACCTGCTGGGTTACTCCATGGGCGGCCTGATCGCGGGCGCCTATGCCGCCGCCCGCCCGCAACGCGTCAAACGGCTGGCCCTGCTGAGCACAGTGTTCCGCCGCAGCCCCGAGGAAGCGCGCGCCGTGCTCGCGCGGCTGGACGCGGCGGCAACCCAAGACCCGCAAGCCGCCGCCCAAGTCTCGCTGCAACGCTGGTTCACGCCCGCGTTCCAGGCCGCGCGTCCAGAACGCGTGGCCAGCATCGGCCAGCGCCTGTTGCACAACAACCGCGCCAGCTTCCTGGCCGCATACCGCGTGTTCGCGCAGGGTGATCCGATATTGGCGCAGGCCGCGCCGGGGATCGCCTGCCCCGCCCTGGTGCTGACGGGTGAACTGGACGTCGGCTCGACCCCGCGCATGACGCTGGAGCTGGCCGAGGCCCTGCCCCACGCCCGCGCGCAGGTGGTACCGGGCCAGCGGCACATGCTGCCGGTGGAGGAGCCCGCCATCGTGGCGGCGGCGCTGCGTGGATTTTTTCTGGCGGAGGCCGGCGCACCGTCCTTGATTTAG
- a CDS encoding sigma-54-dependent Fis family transcriptional regulator codes for MPSQESLHSAHIREIEQVGQGRPTQRDAHVVSSWLRCLDQYRLDPAQACEAYIVPDGRLREHRQQSEALISIARSGLDHLFRQVAGQNYVLLLADRQGVTVEFLGDAQQTASLRKAGLYLGSEWSEQRAGTCAVGACLESGEALTIHQTDHFDNTHTPLSCTAAPIYSADGELAAVLDISLLSSPILKASQNLALHLVTSTTRRIEMANLMARTSNEWVLRFARSPEFLDVDPEAAISLDGSGRILGMTHTGAKLLARAAGLDWRHPAGLIGQPVTRFFDVQLDDLPRYTRAHAPQQRLIVARDGNALFAHAIEPNRPARGASMAVRGAPSALRGLDGGDARMAAMLTRAAKLARQGLPLLLQGETGVGKEYLARAIHDGSQRAGRFVAVNCAAIPESLIESELFGYLPGAYTGAATKGRKGLIEESDGGTLFLDEIGDMPLALQSRLLRVLAESEVTPIGANAPRAVRLCLVSASHRDLATLVREGRFREDLYYRINAATLTVPPLRERADLEWLIARLLARHQDESGAPVLAPAALMALKAHAWPGNIRELANAIAVAAALCENGVIEPADLPDALAPATTAASPAEAALRAMLASCGGNVSEAARRLGLDRSTVHRQMRRHGLASRS; via the coding sequence ATGCCTAGTCAGGAATCCCTGCACTCCGCCCATATCCGCGAGATCGAACAGGTCGGCCAGGGCCGGCCCACGCAGCGCGACGCGCACGTGGTCAGCAGCTGGCTGCGCTGCCTGGACCAGTACCGGCTGGACCCCGCCCAGGCCTGCGAAGCCTATATCGTGCCGGACGGCAGGCTGCGCGAACACCGCCAGCAGTCCGAAGCGCTGATCTCAATTGCGCGATCCGGCCTGGACCATCTGTTCCGCCAGGTCGCCGGCCAGAACTACGTGCTGCTGCTGGCCGACCGTCAGGGCGTCACCGTGGAGTTCCTGGGCGATGCGCAGCAGACCGCCAGCCTGCGCAAGGCCGGGCTTTATCTGGGGTCGGAATGGTCTGAACAGCGCGCCGGCACCTGCGCCGTGGGCGCCTGCCTGGAAAGCGGCGAAGCGCTCACCATCCACCAGACCGATCACTTCGACAATACCCACACGCCGCTGTCCTGCACCGCCGCGCCGATCTACAGCGCCGACGGCGAACTGGCGGCCGTGCTGGATATTTCGCTGCTCAGCTCCCCCATCCTGAAAGCCAGCCAGAACCTGGCGCTGCATCTGGTCACCAGCACCACGCGCCGCATCGAAATGGCCAACCTGATGGCGCGCACCAGCAATGAATGGGTGCTGCGCTTCGCGCGCTCTCCTGAATTCCTGGACGTGGATCCGGAGGCCGCGATCTCGCTGGACGGCTCCGGCCGCATCCTGGGCATGACGCATACCGGCGCCAAATTGCTGGCGCGCGCAGCCGGTCTGGACTGGCGCCATCCCGCCGGCCTGATCGGTCAACCCGTCACCCGTTTCTTCGATGTGCAACTGGACGACCTGCCGCGCTACACCCGCGCCCATGCGCCACAGCAGCGCCTGATCGTGGCCCGCGACGGCAATGCGCTGTTCGCGCACGCCATCGAACCCAACCGGCCGGCGCGCGGCGCCAGCATGGCGGTGCGCGGCGCGCCGTCCGCGCTGCGCGGCCTGGACGGCGGCGACGCCCGCATGGCGGCCATGCTGACGCGCGCCGCCAAGCTGGCCCGCCAGGGCCTGCCGCTCCTGCTGCAAGGCGAAACCGGCGTCGGCAAGGAATACCTGGCCCGCGCCATCCACGACGGCAGCCAGCGCGCGGGGCGCTTCGTCGCCGTGAATTGCGCGGCGATCCCCGAATCACTCATTGAAAGCGAGCTGTTCGGCTATCTGCCGGGAGCCTACACCGGCGCGGCCACCAAGGGCCGCAAGGGCTTGATCGAGGAGTCCGACGGCGGCACGCTGTTCCTGGACGAAATCGGCGACATGCCACTGGCGCTGCAAAGCCGCCTCCTGCGCGTCCTGGCCGAATCCGAGGTCACGCCCATCGGCGCCAACGCGCCGCGCGCCGTGCGCCTCTGCCTGGTGTCGGCCTCGCACCGCGACCTGGCCACGCTGGTGCGCGAGGGGCGCTTCCGCGAAGACCTCTATTACCGCATCAATGCCGCCACGCTGACCGTGCCGCCGCTGCGCGAACGCGCCGACCTGGAATGGCTCATCGCCCGCCTGCTGGCGCGCCACCAGGACGAATCCGGCGCCCCCGTGCTGGCGCCCGCCGCGTTGATGGCGCTGAAGGCGCACGCCTGGCCCGGCAACATCCGCGAACTCGCCAACGCCATCGCGGTGGCCGCCGCGCTGTGCGAGAACGGCGTGATCGAACCCGCCGACCTGCCCGACGCGCTGGCACCGGCAACAACCGCTGCCAGCCCGGCAGAGGCCGCCTTGCGCGCCATGCTGGCCAGCTGCGGCGGCAACGTCTCGGAAGCCGCGCGGCGCCTGGGCCTGGACCGTTCCACCGTGCATCGCCAGATGCGGCGCCACGGCCTGGCCTCGCGCTCCTGA
- a CDS encoding GntR family transcriptional regulator, translating to MSKVLTLPGAAPGDHETLAEHIFRKIQSAIVKGEIAPGSKISEPELARIHGVSRGPLREALHRLEGQKLLVRVPHAGARVVSLSQQELSELYEIRESLEGMACRLAAERMPPSEIAELRAVLEAHERDEAFQAGLGYYQQEGDYDFHYRIVKGSGNQMLFRMLCDELYQLARMYRIQYSTTPNRPRQAYAEHHRILDAIADGDGELAEILMRRHIRASRINIEQQIAQGNLQRTEA from the coding sequence ATGAGCAAGGTGCTGACCCTGCCTGGCGCCGCCCCTGGCGATCACGAGACGCTTGCGGAACACATCTTCCGCAAGATCCAGTCCGCCATCGTCAAAGGCGAAATCGCCCCCGGCAGCAAGATTTCCGAGCCCGAACTGGCCCGCATCCATGGCGTCAGCCGCGGCCCGCTGCGCGAAGCCCTACATCGGCTGGAAGGCCAGAAGCTGCTGGTGCGCGTGCCCCATGCCGGCGCCCGCGTGGTGTCGCTGTCGCAGCAGGAACTGTCCGAACTCTACGAAATCCGCGAATCGCTGGAAGGCATGGCCTGCCGCCTGGCCGCCGAACGCATGCCGCCCTCCGAAATCGCCGAGCTGCGCGCCGTGCTGGAAGCGCACGAGCGCGACGAGGCCTTCCAGGCCGGACTGGGTTATTACCAGCAGGAAGGCGACTACGATTTCCACTACCGTATCGTCAAGGGCAGCGGCAACCAGATGCTGTTCCGCATGCTGTGCGACGAGCTCTACCAACTGGCGCGCATGTACCGCATCCAGTATTCGACAACGCCCAACCGCCCCCGGCAGGCTTACGCCGAACACCACCGCATTCTGGACGCCATCGCCGACGGCGATGGCGAGTTGGCTGAAATCCTGATGCGCCGCCACATCCGCGCATCCCGTATCAACATCGAACAGCAGATCGCGCAGGGCAACCTGCAGCGCACCGAGGCATGA
- a CDS encoding Bug family tripartite tricarboxylate transporter substrate binding protein: MNRRTILKNMAALALTPLAAAVSSAASAREAPLRVIVPFPPGGGTDVLGRVIAATLEGALDRPVVVENKPGASGMLGADYTANGAKDGSVLLFAGLVPSVRYYVRPPEDVLKQLAPVCPIARSPYMVAVNADLPAKTLGELVAQAKREPKGLTFGSPGNATPQHLATELLQAACGMDMLHVPYRGTGPMMTDLLGGQIQVVVATVAAVEPYLQGGRLRVLAVTSPERLPKYPDIPTVAESGYPGFSAQIQFGTYCAAGTPEAAIAALNQGINRALQTETVRAKLGEQGFQPTGGTPAQLQQALLAEIRDVAGLVQAGKVKIDL, encoded by the coding sequence ATGAATCGCAGAACCATCCTGAAAAACATGGCGGCCCTGGCCCTCACGCCGCTGGCTGCCGCGGTCAGCAGCGCCGCCAGCGCGCGTGAAGCCCCCTTGCGCGTGATCGTGCCCTTCCCGCCGGGCGGCGGCACCGACGTGCTGGGCCGGGTGATCGCGGCCACGCTGGAAGGCGCGCTCGACCGGCCCGTGGTAGTCGAAAACAAGCCTGGCGCCAGCGGCATGCTGGGCGCCGACTACACCGCCAACGGCGCCAAGGACGGCAGCGTGCTGCTATTCGCCGGGCTGGTGCCTTCGGTGCGTTACTACGTCAGGCCGCCCGAGGACGTGCTCAAGCAGTTGGCGCCCGTCTGCCCCATTGCGCGTTCGCCCTACATGGTGGCGGTCAACGCCGACCTGCCCGCCAAGACGCTGGGCGAACTCGTCGCCCAGGCCAAGCGCGAGCCCAAGGGGCTGACCTTTGGCTCCCCCGGCAACGCCACGCCGCAGCACCTGGCAACCGAACTGCTGCAGGCAGCCTGCGGCATGGACATGCTGCACGTGCCCTACCGCGGCACAGGCCCGATGATGACGGACCTGCTGGGCGGACAGATCCAGGTGGTGGTCGCCACCGTCGCCGCCGTTGAACCATATCTGCAAGGCGGACGCCTGCGCGTGCTGGCCGTGACCAGCCCGGAGCGCCTGCCCAAGTATCCGGACATTCCGACGGTGGCCGAAAGCGGCTATCCCGGCTTCTCCGCGCAGATCCAGTTCGGCACTTATTGCGCCGCCGGCACGCCGGAGGCCGCCATCGCGGCGCTGAACCAGGGCATCAACCGCGCGCTGCAGACCGAGACCGTGCGCGCCAAGCTGGGCGAGCAGGGCTTCCAGCCCACCGGCGGCACGCCTGCGCAGCTGCAACAGGCGTTGCTGGCCGAAATACGCGACGTGGCGGGGCTGGTGCAGGCCGGCAAGGTCAAGATCGACCTGTAG
- a CDS encoding amino acid synthesis family protein, with translation MSLQVRKVVSYVEKTLIEGGRAAERPLMMVIAAAVIRNPWAGQPFQEDLRPKIMEAAPPLGELLVAEILRQAGSADQVEAYGKAAVVGTAGEVEHASALIHTLRFGNAYRGAVGGTSYLSFTNMRGGPGCVITVPLMHKLDEGLRSHYLTVQTTINDAPAPDEIVIALGAATSGRPHHRIGNRYSDLQELEREAQAK, from the coding sequence ATGTCTTTGCAAGTGCGCAAGGTAGTCAGCTATGTGGAAAAAACCCTGATCGAAGGCGGCCGCGCAGCCGAGCGGCCGCTGATGATGGTCATCGCCGCGGCCGTGATCCGCAATCCCTGGGCCGGCCAGCCGTTCCAGGAAGACCTGCGGCCCAAGATTATGGAAGCCGCGCCGCCCCTGGGCGAACTGCTGGTCGCGGAAATCCTGCGCCAGGCCGGCTCCGCCGATCAGGTCGAAGCCTATGGCAAGGCCGCGGTGGTGGGTACGGCCGGCGAAGTGGAACACGCGTCGGCGCTGATCCACACCTTGCGCTTCGGCAACGCCTATCGCGGCGCGGTCGGCGGCACCAGCTACCTGAGCTTCACCAATATGCGCGGCGGCCCCGGCTGCGTGATCACCGTGCCGCTGATGCACAAGCTCGACGAAGGCCTGCGCTCGCACTACCTGACCGTGCAGACCACCATCAACGACGCGCCCGCGCCTGACGAGATCGTGATCGCCCTGGGCGCGGCCACCTCCGGACGTCCGCATCACCGGATCGGCAACCGCTACTCGGACCTGCAGGAACTGGAACGCGAGGCGCAAGCCAAATGA
- a CDS encoding LysR substrate-binding domain-containing protein, which yields MANDVTLRQLRYFAAAARTGRFSMAAADEHVSQSAVTNAVLALEAQLGVRLFDRHPHGVTLTPEGHNFHQRAREVLDSLDDALREPGFQRYALRGAVRIAASYTVLGYFLPDLLARFRRRYPDVELDLVDLDRPEIEAAVASGEVELGVALLSNVERRERFGHQVLVRSRRQLWTASGHPLAQASAPSLADIAGHPYILLEMDEGERSALAYWRAHGLQPDIAFRTRSMEALRGLVAHGFGVTMLSDMVYRPWSLEGRKIEAVPITDAVPPMEAGLLWDPQARLAKPAEAFRQFMIYACGV from the coding sequence TTTGCCGCGGCCGCGCGGACCGGCCGGTTTTCCATGGCCGCCGCCGACGAGCATGTCTCGCAGTCCGCCGTCACCAACGCCGTCCTGGCGCTGGAGGCGCAGCTGGGCGTGCGGCTGTTCGACCGCCATCCCCACGGCGTCACGCTGACGCCCGAAGGGCATAACTTCCATCAGCGCGCGCGCGAAGTGCTCGACTCCCTGGACGACGCCTTGCGTGAACCCGGCTTCCAGCGCTACGCATTGCGCGGCGCGGTGCGGATCGCGGCGTCCTACACGGTGCTGGGCTACTTCCTGCCCGACCTGCTGGCGCGCTTCCGGCGGCGCTATCCCGACGTAGAGCTGGATCTGGTCGACCTGGACCGCCCCGAGATCGAAGCCGCCGTGGCCAGCGGCGAGGTCGAGCTGGGCGTGGCGCTGCTATCCAATGTGGAGCGGCGCGAGCGCTTCGGACATCAGGTGCTGGTGCGCTCGCGGCGGCAGCTATGGACCGCGTCCGGCCATCCGCTGGCGCAGGCCTCGGCGCCGTCGCTGGCCGACATTGCCGGCCATCCCTACATCCTGCTGGAAATGGATGAAGGCGAACGCTCTGCCCTCGCTTATTGGCGCGCCCACGGCCTGCAACCGGACATCGCGTTCCGCACGCGCTCGATGGAGGCGCTGCGCGGGCTGGTTGCGCACGGCTTCGGCGTCACCATGCTGTCGGACATGGTCTACCGTCCCTGGTCGCTGGAAGGCCGCAAGATCGAGGCGGTGCCCATCACCGATGCCGTCCCGCCCATGGAGGCCGGCTTGCTCTGGGATCCGCAAGCGCGGCTGGCCAAGCCCGCCGAGGCTTTCCGCCAGTTCATGATCTACGCCTGCGGCGTCTGA